The Magallana gigas chromosome 6, xbMagGiga1.1, whole genome shotgun sequence genome includes the window gaaattaaatgtatacaaCATGCTGATGATAGTACATTTACATTGGAAGatcaattttcattggaaaatgcgctaaacattttaaaaaaatttggcaAAATGTCAGgcacaaatttaaatatgacTAAAACGGAATGCATCATTTTAGGACCTCTTAGAGAAAGATTAGATCGCCAAACACACGTATATCAAGTAAGAATAAATAAAGATACTTTAAAATGCTTAGGTATATATGTTGgactaaacaaaaatatatgtaacgAAAAAAATTGGATATGTAAATTAAAGGAATTTGAAAAGATACTGGATTCGTGGAGATGTCGAAAGCTTACTATCTTCGGTAAATGTCAAATTGTAAACTCGATTATtctatcaaaaatcattttcactgCAACGGTTTTAGAAAATCCGGGAAatgattactttaaaaaattaaataaactaattttttcttttttatgggGCAATCGTGAACGCATCAAAAGGCACACATTAATTCGTGAGATAAAAGAGGGGGGTATAGGAATAATTGACccagaaatcaaaattaaagctACTAAAGCAGCTTGGATTTCAAAACTTACACAAAATAAGAGtaatttaagtaaatttttaaatgcatgtttaGCAAATCATAAGATGAAAATCGAATATATTCTAGAATCAAATGTAACAAACACTTCTGATTTTAATAGTCTGAAAGGACTTCCACAATTCTACAAAGAGGTATTTACTGCATTTAATGAATGCAAAACTCCAAAAAGCATTGATACTGTGGAAGAAATATTACGGCAGAATATTTGGTTTAACGTAAACTTTAAATACAAGggaaaagttttatattttcagaaCTGGTTCGAAAGCGGCTTTCATTATGTGAAAGACCTTGTGAATGATAATGGTTTTAAATCGCTCAATGAAATAGCTACTATATTAAAATCGAAAAGAAATTATCTTTGTGAATATCTAacactaaaaaacatttttcactCTAAAATACATAATGATACAAGCAGGAggagatatataaatatcaaaaatgaatttcattttaaattacaagGAGAAATAAAAGATATCGGTAAAACGAAATCTGGCTTCTTCTATAAAATACTACTTGATGACAAATCCAAAAAACCTATCATGGAGAGtaaatggaaaaatgaatttagcGACATAAACTCATTGTGTTGGCgaaaaatatatgatgaaaaaattgtaaaaattaatgataaaagcattgctgaatttaattttaaattattgcacAATCTGTTGCCAAATAATCTATACCTTagcaaatggaataaaaatattgataaattttgtacgtattgtcgagaaattgaaaatacaaaacatatggTTTTCGACTGTATACTTGTAAAAAACATCTGGAAAAAGGTTTCTGCTAtacttaaaattaatattgcttGGAAACATCTTGTTTTGGGTTTCATTTATAACGGAAACCAAAGCAATGTAGTTTTAAACAATGTAATATCCTTCATtgcatgtaaaatttttaaatacaaaatgaaatgtaaactGATAGAAGACAATGTCACAAATGAAGgcctaattttatttttaaggtcaTCGCTTGCAAGCTTTTTCCTTGTAAATCAGCAAGCACAAACTGTCAATTTTGATTACTGTATACTTAGAACTCTTTCTGAAATgctgtaaattgtaaaatatgaaatggtaataacaataatgttgtaTTATTAGTAATAGAATATAATGAACTAGAGGGCGACCAGGCTCTCGTACTTTTATTCGGTATAGGACAAAAAGAACTGTGACTGTAGAAGCAAGTCCTACCGCATAGTGCCGCATTTTATATTCTCTATATTCACAATTGTCAATTCCTATTACATGTTTATtcgtaaattgtatttaaattatgacttagaattgttttcatatatatatatatatatatatatatatagtgttttTTCGATAAATCTTTacataaggaaaaaaaaaatgataaattcgcACTATTAAGTTAGATATGTGTATGAGCGACTATGATTGTAATTATATTACTTCACTTTATTAActttactttgtaaaaatataaatgtataaggtatcctcatttttttttttgctacataGTTACCGATCCAGGGGGCCCCTGGCACCCCAGGTAAGGTATACAAAGAGGGCCTCTGCGGAGGTATTACCTCAAGCAATTtgtatgtaatttcaaataaaatcattattaaaaaaaaaaaaaaaaaaaatgattgttaagactttggccccaggacagttctttggcctcacaagaaggttcagagtttgatgtagatTTATATctcatatataaactattgttaaggatctttttgagaactgcaatactcaatatgcgatatgactataaaatcaatataaaatcatccttttagaaaaggaactaatgattataaacataagaatatttaggggggaatggattttgtttatacaggatctacatgtattattgtacattgtccaggtaGTTTGCAttgtgactccattaagctgattttatcatacctattgttcctcaggtgagcgatgtggccgaTGTGCGtcttcttttagtttttcattgtttttcaatattaaaaattaaacatatgtaacctACAGTAATTTTCATGAGTACAAAActaaaatccgtttttaaatcggacgatgcataacagatatcggggtttaaaaattgatttttcagaaattttgattctgcgtttttggtttcaaaaatagcgtgAAGTtcaaactcgtaccaaaaataattcgaatTTTGTTAAGTACTTTGACACCTtcggaattatttttttgttaagtcgttcttagaaTCGTTAAGGtaattgttaattcgtacatagTATCGTTTtgcctctgtaataaggctggaaatgaaaatctgtcacttccggtcaaaaccggaagtaaatcaaatttttcgaaaatttgaattttttgatcaaataaaaaacgtatatgtattttgtagagctaaataagctgaatctaacaccgAAAACCGTTTTTGAATTGGATGATgtattacagagatattggggtttaaaaattgatttttccggaaattttgattccacgttcttggtttaaaaaatagcataaagttaaaagttaaattaactcgtatcaaaaataattgccaagtcgtacttgaacacattcggattttttttattaagtcgttcttgaaatcaaaaaaggtttttgttaattcgtacttaaaatcattcggattttgtttagtcgtaccaggaataattcgattttttcatctttttatttaagttactcttgttgttggtttaagagctctgcttcttacaggaacttccagctttacttccgacattaacggaagacccactcgttgctttgcaacgagctttgctctagttctcaTTGGAAAACTTGGAGCAGGCAAAAGCCACAGCGGGAACGGCATATTGGGCAAAACGAAGTTCGAAAGCAAACGTTGTTGGTCATCAGTGACAAGGCAATGCAAATATGGATCAGCCGCTAGAGACGGGTTTCTGTATCGAATCTACGACACACCGGGTGTAAACTCGCCAGAAGAACTGCAGACGACCGTGAACGTGGAGGAGGACATCAGGCGATGCTTGTACTGTACGTCCCCAGGTTTCCACGCCATTGTCTTGGTTCTGTCGGCTGCTGAGAGGATCACAAAGGAAGACCTGCAGATGCTTAAAAAGCTTGATGATCTATTGGGACAAAGTGCGTATAAATATATGATTCTTGTCATTTCCAAATTAGAAAATGATGAGAATGAGTTAGGTAAAATGATGTGCGAGGCTCCtgaaattgttaaattaaacGTCAAATGCAATAGCAGACATGTCATCTTCGGAGATGATCCGAAAAACATTCCTTTCGAGTGTGTGAGAAAGTTTGATGATATTCTTACTAAACTAATCAAGGAAAATGAGTGGCAAGGAAAAGAGTATTATACTCATAAATACTACGAAAAGGCAACGAGAATACTGGAAAAGGATAAAGAAGACTACATGAGAGACCATCCAAATGTAAGCGAGGGAGAGGCGTTCGAAATAGTTAGATCCCGAGCGACGGAAGGTTTTTCACCACGTGACACAGAACTGAGAGGTCTGAAGGACCCCAATTGTTGCTCCATTTCCTGACAACTATTGCATGTCGATACATTGCGCGCTCGTCTACTCTcctatttattaactttttaatgGGTATTCACTATCTTTGAACGCACTCTTGCCTCTACCTAGTTTGCTTTAAATACttgatttaaatactttcagatCTTTGACTTTTGATTTGATCAtcttataaacaaataaatggtGTATAAGTGAAGTTTGCTTacgtaaaacaattttttattgatttgataAGGACCAATACATTCAGCCAACATATTTTTATCTGGTTTAATCTTTAAGGAAACTGAGtagtaaacaaatattttttttatcagctaGATCTGCTTAAACTGTTAagtatgatatttaaaaatataacatcattTACAGTAAAAACAAAAGTTCTCCGAAGGACAGGCTGATCACTATAGGGCGCCCGCAGAGCGGGGCCCTAAAAATcccaaatattttagctttaaaattttaacattttcctatatttttatacaaagctCTTCGTTACAGGAGGTAAATATAGCCTTGGCAACAACCAGTCAGCCCTCTTAAAGaaattggattttaaaaatagatcatattactaatcaaataaaaatcatattttgtgaggtttagaactattttaacaaggcctcggactttcagtaggacgttaCCGTCTACtgtatttcttgcgtcaaaacaagttaaaaatgaggctggtttcgagtgaaatatgcaccgattgcatagtcttagctGAAAAGCcaaacaaattttgttgatttctgagtggcctacaatgaaatagacaggcaaATATCACGTTGTTGTTTGACACAAACaaccaaaagtccaagctcttgttaaaatggttctactaTTAATTGGCTGAAAACGGCCGATGATGATCTTGACAATGACCATACAATGATATTAGTATAATCCACACTTTGAGAACTGCTGTCCGATGGCTGCCATCTTTGAGGTTAAAAAAGTACTGGTCTAAGAACAATTCTTGCCATTGCAATGAAACCAGAGACataatttatgtctctgatgaAATGTTACAATTTAACAAGTGGCGAGAATAGGTTCTTGGAGAATTTCAAGATAAGAAATAGCAACAGTGAGAAAGTTAATGATATTTATGAACCCTACTCATTTACACTTCATCATAACAAGTACCAGTGAGGAAAAACTAAAgatgtttttttcaatttgtaaatttgtaacacaatgttgatttttaaataagtaaGTTAAACATTCAAATCTGATTGATGCATTTAATCAGGCCAACACACAGATTGGTCATGCATTTAAGCTTGTATGACAACCTATGGTCTTCAACGTCATATGAATAAGTTGTGtatgagaaagaaaaaaaaccagacAGTAAACCAAGTGCagtagtagaaaaaaaaattgaatccgTTATTGACTCATTGTAAGGGTGTTGATACATATAGCTATTCATAAGCGAGTTGAGAAAAGTATAAACAGTaaataagcatttaaaaaatgctaCTATATTGCACTTCTAAAAATaatgtctttaaatatttacaatgtatgtatttcaatagGAGTATTGTatcaataacaaaaatacatttaagcCAATCAAAAAAggttaaatcttttttaactaataaataattaaactaGCAGATAAAGCGAATAttaaacatataattttatCTATCATTGTATAGCGAAAAAAAgttgatgaattaaaaaattttaataataaatcaaaattgttacgaaatatataaaagtattaTATAAGGTAATTTGTAACAAAACATTGTACGACAGGAGAGGTGATTTCGTAGacaaatatcatattgtatcttTGTAAACTGGATTGCCCTGGGAGTTACAACACTTCCCTCTTCCAATCGGACATTGATCAAATAAAGAGTACACCAGACTAAActgatgctaaaaaaaaaatagaagtatGAAGACAGgacatttaattttgatacTCAATctgatttaaatcaaatttttatgaCTAATTAATTAAACTCTGACAACTAATACAAGTAGATTGTAACATGCAATGCTAATCAAGATCTTTTGGAACGCTACTTCAAGATTAATTGTTTTCTGTTTAGAATATTGAATTACTCTGGGAGACAACACAAAATCTATTCAGTAAACATTTAGTAGAGACTCCggtcaattcttttatttttttaaaattacatgtagtatccAAATACATTTACTTGATATGCAGCTTTTATCTGCATAAGATTGTTTCAAATCAATGTAAGAGTAGCTTCCCTGTTGCCCTTAATTGATTATATCACAGAAGagttaataaatgtacatgtaaatacaccaattaaatgcatataagaCACATGAAACTTTCCCAACAATATGTGAATATTAACAAGcttcaaaaaaatgaatttgaacatACCAGTACCTACTCAACATTACTTGACTCGAGCATATCTACACACAACGATGCGTATATTTTCATACAGCTAATAAAGAAATGACAAAGACAGAAATACACCCTGATCATTCCATTATGACAAAAATTAAGAGCTTTAATACCAAACTAAAAGAAAACCCAAAAATTAACAGTttcaaaaagaacaaaaaaaaaatcccaaatgtGTGAATACGTTTACAAgtgtatgttttatatttacacaCATTAcaaataatgatgaaaatacaaataaaaactttaCACTTAAAAGAATATATCAATTGAATTATATAATAGATTGATTTGAACTATATAATAGTTCATGTATCTTaatattatgaagaaaaaaaaaccacttgtAGGAATCATTATGATTACTGAtataatttacacaaaaaccaaattttcttaaaccttcaagataggaaatttgATGgactatgataaaaataaaagcattcGACTACTTTGTACAGTATCAATGAGTTGGTGAGATGACTATGACatacaaaaatgttaatatacttATAAGTGTTCACATGTACAACATAAACTAAACACAAAGCTACATGTAGATGTGAAAAGGGTTGATAAATGTCATCATCAAAGGATACTTTTAAGACTGTAGCATTCTATTATTAACAACTTACAACATTAACTAAACTTTAAGTTACATTTGATGAATGGTTGATTAATGTCATCATcataatataatttcaaaacaatagcattttattattgattGGGTCTTAAAAGAAGTTAaatcttacatgtaatacaacaCTGCAAATAATGTAGAGCAGATACATACATAAATGTATACAACACATACATTTACGCTTTCATACACACATGTGTCAGTTACAGATTTACCAATGTATTACACAGATACAATGATAAACAGGCTAAAACAGGATTTAATATAAAAGATTGGCACACACATGTACACACAGATTGTATCTTGCACACAAGAAAGAAGAGGATTTCATGCTTGGCATGGCTgtgtataaattaaaacatttcaaaaatgaaacattaattCAACAGTCAGCAATCTACACAGATTCCTTCTGAGCATCAGACTGTGGTTGCATGTCAGTCTTGGCAAGATTCACAACTGGTTTTTGAGCATACAATACTGTAGCAGCAGACACTATGAAAATGGCAATAACAGTATACATGTCTATAGCAATGCCAAAAATCATCCAGCACAGCACAGCTGTGAACATTAGTTCAAGTGCACTGGCAAAAGTCTTTAGAATAGAATTCAAGTTACGAAGGAACAGACTGGTAACAATCCCAATGGCGGCATTATTTACAACAATGATCAGCACTCCCGGATGTAAAATGGCGGAGATATTTTGGGGCGTGAACGCAGTGGAAAGTTCTCCCTTGAATCCTAACACCACAGCATTACATACGATGGAGTCCAGATACATGAAGACGTTTTGCAACATGATGTGGACATCCACCCCTTTATCTTTCAGCAGGTACTCATTGTATACCCCAGCGAAACAGGAGCTGAACACCTGGACCATGATGAGGAGAAGGTGGGGGTTAAGGTAAGCGGCCAAGGGACTGGCGGTAGAGGCGGAGTCGGACGACGCTTTGCTGTCATGGCCATACTCCTTGATGATACAACCAAAGGTTAGGAAAATCAGCGAGATCCACTGGTTCCTGTTCAACTTCTTACTAAATATTACCTGAAAATAGATGAATAATTATCAATaaagaaaatctctaaaatatattttcatggattttaaagaaagaattaattgtaattggaatttttttatgcatatatttttactaaatattaCTTGAAAATAGATCATAGATgaataattatcaataaaaataataactaaaatatattttcatggaCCTTACTTTTATCTGTGTTaagcaatttctattaacaacATAATACTTCCCTCATATACAAGGAAAGATTGTCATAACattaatacaatgtattatgtacatgtatttacatttgcaaatatgtttccttatatgaacctaaaGAAGATCAAAACCTTTCTGTGGGAGCTATTTTAAAATGGGTCAAGAGGTCATATTGATGATgtaacaattatcattttactAAAATTTATGTTGCATAATAAAGAATAGAAAAACATGGTTACAACATTCAAAATTCTGAACAGCTTGACACTCTCAAATGTAAAAATTAGGACTTAACGGTTCATGTATGAACAGCAAACTTGAAAAGTTTAAAAGGATATATGAACTTGTTGGTACCTGAACAAATCTTCTTAGAAACCATTCtagcttcacaggatttgatcacatgaCAAACCAAGTtctttttaataacatttaatgTACAAACCTGAAATACCACTCCCGTTACAACCACTCTGAACTGTAGAAGAAGGTAATAGGTTGTGGGGTCATAGGTTGCCAAGTTTACAAACTGTAGGTTGTTGTACAAACAATACAAAGCAGCCGGGACAAAGTAATACAGCAGCACTGGAAATACACATGTAGAACAATGCACTGAAAGTCACCATATGTACGTAATTACGGCATCTTATACAATATCAAAGCTTATAAATCGGTGGCCATAGGCTTTTTATGAGGGCGCAAGAAACTTACAGCCTATTAACAGGTTctacaatatttaaaacataatttcatCAATGTTTTATGTGCAAGGTAACTAGAAAAACTGATGTTTGATTTTTCTGATTGTCATgaatataatgataaaatgcTCACAGagtttttattatctttttataGTATTGAATTATCAAAGGACTTAGGTAGCTGCGGTAATGTTGTCTtccctcttgtttttttttgtgggtttttttttggggggggggggttagctgGGGGAGGGACCACTGATAAATATCATTAAGTTcaagtttagaaaaaaattacagtcgCTTCTACATTTGGAAATTCTGATTATAGTTTCTTTCTTGTCTTCTTGACTGTTTACTTCAGAGAATGAAATTTACTTGCACATTGTATATAATTTGTAGGCAGACACTGGACTTGATTCCtctaattattaatttttagcACTTTTTGAACGTGTATATGTTTTTCACTAAAGAAGTTtttattgtgtacatgtattttattcattgATTATTTTTGCATCCATTAAAATACATTGCATTTAAGAAACTGTCACTGATTAAAGTTATGATTTTATTCTATTTGTACAACTTCaaattttagacattttttaaataagaaaagttAATCGAAACATCTGGCTCAGAAAAGCTAGGATTAATTAACAACCAGAAATTCTATTGACATTTTGGTATCACATTTCTTCTGGTTGGGAACAGACTACAAGCAATCAAACATCAACAAAGCCCTTTTGTTCAGAGATACATTATCAGAACCTGGAATCTGttgcaaatcaattttataaatatctgTAAATTATGTACACAGCTGGTAGAAACTATAAACAAACTTATTTgggtaatataaaatacatttgtcAATGAATTCATACAAGCTTACCACTTCTATGTTTGTAGATTTCTGAAAAGTAGCTAGACACAGGAttactgaaaaaaagaaaatgaaaaacttaAATAGTAAGcaacattaatttttcaatgCACAATTCAGTTATTTCAATAGTAGTCAATTCTGGgtttttaattaatgatttattttttaatttacaaatacatgtataaaattttaatgtaccGGTATAGTCCAAAAGGACTGATCATTTAATGTGAGAACAATGATAGTttactttaaaatgtatttttttaatcttaaattaaatgcagagttcaaaagaaaaaatgaaaaatcataaaaGTCTGCGACTTACTCTTTCAGATACACAACAGTAGAAACAACCAGCTTCAGGAGTTCTGTCAGCAGAACGACTGTGACAGTATTGTAGCTGTAGGTGTTATTCTTGTTTTTAGAAGCAGTCACCAAAATACCTGAACgtaaaatatcaataacaatTTATGTTATACCATTATAAATAAAGGTTCAAACTTAGAGGAGCAAAATCATCCTATCAcacaaggaaaaaaaaatcaacacattTTAGTAAACCGTTTGCAGGATAAATgttagttatatatatatgtatctatTTTAGTGTAACGGTAAGACCGGTTCAATCATCCGTTCCCAAAAAACTCAGTTGGTAGAGTATCAACTAAAGATTCAGGTAACCAGGGTTAGAATCCAAGTCTATagtctgtcattatttctcccatctagTTACATCTGAATCTAAGCAAACTCCTGGAACTGACAGATTAACACAGGGAAAGAAGCTGGATGCTGATCGGTTAAGAATGCCATATGATCATTTCGAGGGGTAAAATGTGACTGCCAGATAGTTTAGTTGGTAAAGCATCTAACTTGAGATTCAGGGGACCCGGTTTCAAATCCTGGTCTGGGctttcattatttctcccaccCTGTTACATTAGTACTGTATGATTTggccatttgggtaaatattcATTTACCAATAATTACTAAAATGCTGACAAtcttaaattcatttaaatcgtTCATTATCAGTCAATCAATTTAGATTAATTTTCCTTTTTACCTCAAGAGCTTCAACTACTAACCTTGGTTTATAAACAATCCCATATACgagataaatattataaaacttATTTTCGTTGGAAACAAATCTCCGGAAAACAACCCCATGGTTATTCA containing:
- the LOC105346933 gene encoding GTPase IMAP family member 4, encoding MILKIDNMAEAVHKPAGIEELQGSTAQAIALKERRIILIGKLGAGKSHSGNGILGKTKFESKRCWSSVTRQCKYGSAARDGFLYRIYDTPGVNSPEELQTTVNVEEDIRRCLYCTSPGFHAIVLVLSAAERITKEDLQMLKKLDDLLGQSAYKYMILVISKLENDENELGKMMCEAPEIVKLNVKCNSRHVIFGDDPKNIPFECVRKFDDILTKLIKENEWQGKEYYTHKYYEKATRILEKDKEDYMRDHPNVSEGEAFEIVRSRATEGFSPRDTELRGLKDPNCCSIS
- the LOC105346932 gene encoding UDP-galactose transporter senju; this translates as MGLFSGDLFPTKISFIIFISYMGLFINQGILVTASKNKNNTYSYNTVTVVLLTELLKLVVSTVVYLKDNPVSSYFSEIYKHRSVLLYYFVPAALYCLYNNLQFVNLATYDPTTYYLLLQFRVVVTGVVFQVIFSKKLNRNQWISLIFLTFGCIIKEYGHDSKASSDSASTASPLAAYLNPHLLLIMVQVFSSCFAGVYNEYLLKDKGVDVHIMLQNVFMYLDSIVCNAVVLGFKGELSTAFTPQNISAILHPGVLIIVVNNAAIGIVTSLFLRNLNSILKTFASALELMFTAVLCWMIFGIAIDMYTVIAIFIVSAATVLYAQKPVVNLAKTDMQPQSDAQKESV